A window of the Hordeum vulgare subsp. vulgare chromosome 5H, MorexV3_pseudomolecules_assembly, whole genome shotgun sequence genome harbors these coding sequences:
- the LOC123452529 gene encoding formin-2-like — protein MEQSKPSVFLGLLVLLACAGSGHGARLLHDVDAEGYAQEFDFGSMAAAETETAPQDASLDDYEDEISRVEFEPGRGAYYAGTVTAAAPGPAPGPATAGSDAATARPGTDSMKWWLPPSTMPSFPLFPNPGGMPGMPIPAMPVPLPALPGMPAMPMPGGMPGGGMPMPMPGGIPGGGMPMPMPMPGGIPGGGMPFNFKPEGWGGGAGAGAVPSPPSRAQPTPPAASASDGANDSTGDNPSTNEVTN, from the coding sequence ATGGAGCAGAGCAAACCGTCCGTCTTCCTCGGCCTCCTCGTGCTCCTGGCCTGCGCCGGGTCGGGGCACGGCGCGCGCCTCCTCCACGACGTCGACGCCGAGGGGTACGCCCAGGAGTTCGACTTCGGCTCCATGGCCGCCGCGGAGACCGAGACCGCGCCGCAGGACGCGTCCCTGGACGACTACGAGGACGAGATCAGCCGGGTGGAGTTCGAGCCGGGGCGCGGCGCGTACTACGCCGGCACGGTCACCGCAGCCGCACCCGGCCCTGCCCCAGGTCCGGCGACGGCGGGGAGCGACGCCGCCACCGCGAGGCCCGGCACTGACAGCATGAAGTGGTGGCTGCCGCCGTCAACCATGCCGTCGTTCCCGCTGTTCCCGAACCCCGGCGGCATGCCCGGGATGCCGATTCCTGCCATGCCCGTGCCCTTGCCTGCCCTCCCCGGGATGCCCGCCATGCCCATGCCGGGAGGCATGCCAGGCGGCGGCATGCCCATGCCCATGCCAGGAGGCATCCCGGGCGGCGGCATGCCTATGCCTATGCCTATGCCAGGAGGCATCCCAGGCGGCGGCATGCCGTTCAACTTCAAGCCGGAAGGATGGGGcggtggcgccggcgccggcgcggtGCCATCGCCGCCAAGCCGTGCGCAGCCGACGCCTCCTGCCGCCAGCGCAAGCGATGGCGCCAACGACAGCACCGGCGACAACCCGAGCACGAACGAGGTCACCAACTGA
- the LOC123452528 gene encoding reticulon-like protein B8, whose product MNSEHAFVAANRWAAIPPSVGCFGKESQRLPRLMPGSSKYMKMSEHSESTAEKLMGNIMDTIADKLPKQKSDNIMSNIMDTIADKLPKQKSGRFDPGSVSENMKNKMFGRQKTLHGVLGGGKSADVLLWRNKKISSSVLGLATVIWVFFEWLDYHFLTIISFALVLGMVVQFVWSNFSKSSDVPRVKLPEDLFVNIAVAIGAQVNKFLGFLQDVSCERNLKHFVLAIVGLWAASVAGSWFNLLTVIYIGFVCAHTLPVLYEKYEDQVDDFLYNILGLLRDQYQKLDSGVLRRIPKGNKKSE is encoded by the exons ATGAATTCTGAACATGCTTTTGTTGCGGCCAACAGATGGGCGGCGATTCCGCCCTCGGTTGGTTGCTTCGGCAAGGAAAGCCAGCGACTTCCTAGGTTGATGCCTG GGAGCTCCAAGTACATGAAGATGTCGGAACATTCTGAGAGCACAGCTGAGAAGCTCATGGGCAACATCATGGATACCATCGCTGACAAGCTCCCTAAGCAGAAGTCTGATAACATCATGAGCAACATCATGGATACCATCGCTGACAAGCTCCCCAAGCAGAAGTCTGGCCGTTTTGATCCAGGTTCAGTCTCTGAAaatatgaagaacaagatgtttgGTCGTCAGAAGACCCTCCATGGAGTTTTGGGTGGCGGAAAGT CTGCTGATGTGTTGTTGTGGAGGAACAAGAAGATATCTTCCAGTGTCCTGGGTCTTGCAACAGTTATTTGGGTTTTCTTCGAGTGGCTTGATTACCACTTCTTGACAATCATTTCATTTGCCCTTGTTCTTGGAATGGTTGTTCAGTTCGTTTGGTCCAACTTCTCAAA GTCTTCTGATGTACCCCGGGTTAAGTTGCCAGAGGACCTGTTTGTGAACATTGCTGTTGCCATCGGTGCCCAAGTAAACAAGTTCCTGGGTTTCCTTCAAGATGTGTCTTGTGAAAGAAACTTGAAGCATTTTGTATTG GCAATTGTCGGATTGTGGGCTGCTTCTGTAGCTGGGAGCTGGTTCAATTTACTAACCGTCATTTACATTG GGTTTGTATGCGCTCACACGCTCCCTGTGCTGTACGAGAAGTACGAGGACCAGGTCGACGACTTCCTCTACAACATCCTCGGTCTGCTCCGAGACCAGTACCAGAAACTCGACAGCGGCGTCCTGCGCAGGATACCCAAGGGGAACAAGAAGAGCGAGTAG